Proteins from a genomic interval of Benincasa hispida cultivar B227 chromosome 7, ASM972705v1, whole genome shotgun sequence:
- the LOC120082250 gene encoding uncharacterized protein LOC120082250 isoform X1 — protein MGKKLDALLGRSFKTTRFKALVNLAISRLAVLANQRQVRASHARSDVVQLLQLGHHERALFRVEQVIKDQKLLDAYAIIESYCEVVLERIKLLEHERECPEEIKEAISGLIFASSRCGDFPELIEIRSVITSRFGKEFTARAIELRNNCAVGPMIVQKLSARPSSLEIKLKLLKQIASEHGITLKDLEAYEVSTEMQERVVAEEKKEQPQQETKVESVFQILPEEIEKDDRYADSMRGRKKYKDVADAAQAAFESAAYAAAAARAAVELSQSKSLDHDDLSSPSSKPRKSTETLESKNADMELKSENKETHGGSTSIEAEESESGIESKQPISSSSSEAGDASLKENEIPIEAINIIDLLEKDLAFDESDVDAGNGESSSSTLEERNSCFECHKIESESAEITANNDESDNKNTAQNLSIGNEAVITTIDVRGH, from the exons ATGGGAAAGAAGCTTGATGCACTGCTGGGAAGAAGCTTCAAGACCACAAGGTTCAAAGCTCTTGTTAATTTGGCCATATCTCGGCTCGCTGTTCTTGCAAACCAGCGCCAGGTTAGAGCCTCACATGCTCGTTCTGATGTAGTTCAGTTGCTGCAGCTTGGCCACCATGAGAGAGCCCTCTTTCGG GTGGAGCAAGTGATTAAGGACCAGAAACTGCTGGATGCGTATGCGATAATAGAGAGTTACTGTGAGGTTGTACTGGAAAGAATTAAGCTACTTGAACATGAGAG AGAATGTCCAGAAGAAATTAAGGAGGCAATTTCAGGTTTGATTTTTGCATCTTCTAGATGTGGGGATTTCCCAGAGCTTATAGAGATTCGTTCAGTTATTACAAGTCGTTTTGGGAAGGAGTTTACTGCTCGTGCTATTGAGTTACGCAACAATTGTGCTGTTGGTCCAATG ATAGTTCAGAAGCTGTCAGCTAGGCCATCGAGCTTGGAGATCAAATTGAAGTTACTTAAACAAATTGCTTCTGAACATGGCATTACTTTGAAAGATTTGGAGGCTTATGAAGTTTCAACTGAG ATGCAGGAGAGAGTTGTggcagaagagaagaaggaacaacCACAGCAGGAAACCAAAGTGGAAAGTGTTTTTCAGATTTTACCTGAAGAGATAGAGAAAGACGATCGGTATGCTGATTCAATGAGAGGAAGAAAGAAGTACAAAGACGTGGCAGATGCTGCTCAGGCAGCGTTCGAGTCGGCTGCTTATGCAGCAGCTGCAGCAAGAGCTGCTGTGGAACTCTCTCAATCTAAATCACTCGATCATGATGACCTGAGTAGTCCgagttcaaaaccaagaaaATCCACTGAAACTCTTGAATCCAAGAACGCTGACATGGAATTGAAATCAGAAAACAAGGAAACTCACGGTGGAAGTACATCTATAGAAGCGGAAGAGAGTGAAAGTGGAATAGAATCGAAGCAGCCAATATCTTCTTCTAGTTCGGAAGCAGGGGATGCTAGTTTAAAGGAAAATGAGATTCCAATTGAAGCAataaatataattgatttgCTGGAGAAGGATTTGGCTTTTGACGAGAGTGACGTTGATGCTGGGAATGGAGAAAGCAGCAGTTCAACTCTTGAGGAGAGGAATTCGTGCTTTGAGTGTCACAAGATCGAATCAGAGTCTGCAGAGATCACAGCAAACAATGACGAATCTGATAACAAAAACACTGCACAAAACTTAAGCATAGGGAATGAAGCTGTTATAACGACAATAGATGTCCGTGGGCACTGA
- the LOC120082250 gene encoding uncharacterized protein LOC120082250 isoform X2 codes for MGKKLDALLGRSFKTTRFKALVNLAISRLAVLANQRQVRASHARSDVVQLLQLGHHERALFRVEQVIKDQKLLDAYAIIESYCEVVLERIKLLEHERECPEEIKEAISGLIFASSRCGDFPELIEIRSVITSRFGKEFTARAIELRNNCAVGPMIVQKLSARPSSLEIKLKLLKQIASEHGITLKDLEAYEVSTEERVVAEEKKEQPQQETKVESVFQILPEEIEKDDRYADSMRGRKKYKDVADAAQAAFESAAYAAAAARAAVELSQSKSLDHDDLSSPSSKPRKSTETLESKNADMELKSENKETHGGSTSIEAEESESGIESKQPISSSSSEAGDASLKENEIPIEAINIIDLLEKDLAFDESDVDAGNGESSSSTLEERNSCFECHKIESESAEITANNDESDNKNTAQNLSIGNEAVITTIDVRGH; via the exons ATGGGAAAGAAGCTTGATGCACTGCTGGGAAGAAGCTTCAAGACCACAAGGTTCAAAGCTCTTGTTAATTTGGCCATATCTCGGCTCGCTGTTCTTGCAAACCAGCGCCAGGTTAGAGCCTCACATGCTCGTTCTGATGTAGTTCAGTTGCTGCAGCTTGGCCACCATGAGAGAGCCCTCTTTCGG GTGGAGCAAGTGATTAAGGACCAGAAACTGCTGGATGCGTATGCGATAATAGAGAGTTACTGTGAGGTTGTACTGGAAAGAATTAAGCTACTTGAACATGAGAG AGAATGTCCAGAAGAAATTAAGGAGGCAATTTCAGGTTTGATTTTTGCATCTTCTAGATGTGGGGATTTCCCAGAGCTTATAGAGATTCGTTCAGTTATTACAAGTCGTTTTGGGAAGGAGTTTACTGCTCGTGCTATTGAGTTACGCAACAATTGTGCTGTTGGTCCAATG ATAGTTCAGAAGCTGTCAGCTAGGCCATCGAGCTTGGAGATCAAATTGAAGTTACTTAAACAAATTGCTTCTGAACATGGCATTACTTTGAAAGATTTGGAGGCTTATGAAGTTTCAACTGAG GAGAGAGTTGTggcagaagagaagaaggaacaacCACAGCAGGAAACCAAAGTGGAAAGTGTTTTTCAGATTTTACCTGAAGAGATAGAGAAAGACGATCGGTATGCTGATTCAATGAGAGGAAGAAAGAAGTACAAAGACGTGGCAGATGCTGCTCAGGCAGCGTTCGAGTCGGCTGCTTATGCAGCAGCTGCAGCAAGAGCTGCTGTGGAACTCTCTCAATCTAAATCACTCGATCATGATGACCTGAGTAGTCCgagttcaaaaccaagaaaATCCACTGAAACTCTTGAATCCAAGAACGCTGACATGGAATTGAAATCAGAAAACAAGGAAACTCACGGTGGAAGTACATCTATAGAAGCGGAAGAGAGTGAAAGTGGAATAGAATCGAAGCAGCCAATATCTTCTTCTAGTTCGGAAGCAGGGGATGCTAGTTTAAAGGAAAATGAGATTCCAATTGAAGCAataaatataattgatttgCTGGAGAAGGATTTGGCTTTTGACGAGAGTGACGTTGATGCTGGGAATGGAGAAAGCAGCAGTTCAACTCTTGAGGAGAGGAATTCGTGCTTTGAGTGTCACAAGATCGAATCAGAGTCTGCAGAGATCACAGCAAACAATGACGAATCTGATAACAAAAACACTGCACAAAACTTAAGCATAGGGAATGAAGCTGTTATAACGACAATAGATGTCCGTGGGCACTGA
- the LOC120082251 gene encoding homologous-pairing protein 2 homolog produces MAPKSDSAEAIVLNFVNEQNRPLNSQNAADSLQKFNLKKTAVQKALDALADSGRISFKEYGKQKIYIARQDQFQIPNSEELTQMKEANAKLQQHLDEHKKVISQVEEEIRTLQSNLTLEQMREKEAMLRKEVKELEDKLEILRGGVTLVSPEDRKAIEQIFSEKLSQWRKRKRMFKDIWDAITENSPKDLKDFKEELGIEYDEDVGVNLQSFSDMLPQNRKRPRGK; encoded by the exons ATGGCTCCCAAATCCGATAGCGCAGAAG CGATCGTGCTCAACTTCGTAAATGAG CAAAATCGTCCATTAAACTCTCAAAATGCTGCTGATTCATTACAAAAGTTCAACCTCAAGAAAACGGCGGTGCAAAAGGCACTGGATGCCCTCGCCGATAGTGGACGGATTTCTTTCAAGGAGTATGGCAAGCAGAAGATATATATCGCTCGGCAAGACCAATTCCAGATCCCCAATAGCGAGGAACTTACTCAGATGAAGGAAGCAAACGCCAAACTGCAGCAACATCTAGACGAGCATAAAAAGGTTATTAGCCAGGTTGAGGAAG AGATCCGAACGTTGCAGTCAAACTTAACGCTGGAACAGATGCGGGAAAAAGAAGCTATGCTCAGAAAGGAG GTTAAGGAATTGGAAGACAAATTGGAAATATTGCGCGGAGGTGTAACGTTGGTGAGCCCAGAAGACCGCAAAGCAATTGAGCAGATATTCTCTGAGAAATTAAGCCAGTGGCGAAAACGAAAAAGGATGTTCAAAGATATATGGGATGCTATTACTGAGAACTCACCTAAGGATCTAAAGGACTTTAAG GAAGAACTCGGCATTGAGTACGATGAAGATGTGGGCGTGAATTTGCAATCATTTAGCGACATGTTACCACAAAATCGAAAAAGGCCCAGGGGAAAGTGA